In Xylanibacter ruminicola 23, a single genomic region encodes these proteins:
- a CDS encoding M16 family metallopeptidase, giving the protein MKTKFLLTIAAMALGMSVQAKDFKYVTVPGDKMQTRMYTLDNGLKVFLSVNTEKPRIQTYIAVRTGSKNDPAETTGLAHYLEHLMFKGTKQFGTSNPEAEAPLLAEIEQRYEAYRKLTDPEARKKAYHEIDSVSQVAAKYFIPNEYDKLMAAIGAEGTNAYTSNDVTCYTENIPSNEIDNWAKIQADRFQNMVIRGFHTELEAVYEEYNIGLTSDSRKLFATLSKLLWPNHPYGTQTTIGTQEHLKNPSITNIKNYFNKWYRPNNVAICMAGDFDPDKTIAIIDKYFSSWKPGADVKQPTFAPLPALTQPKDTTIVGPEAERVWMAWRAKQANALQADTLQLMEDVLSNGRAGLFDLDLNQTMKVQSANGGCELLRDHSAFFLMGTPKQGQSLEEVRSLMLAEIDKLKKGDFPENLLPSIINNKKRSYYQRLESNEGRADMFVDAFINEVDWKQEVESIDRISKITKQELVDFANKFFTDGYVTVFKKQGVDSLQKKIDKPAITAIPTNRDMMSQFVKDVQNAEVEPIQPRFVDFKKDLTIAKLGKSLPFYYVKNNDNGLFNLVFFYEFGQSADKRYDVVADYIKLLGTDKQSAAELKQKFYELACDWSMNVGTENITVNLSGLNENMPAALALLEDLFKNAKVDKAAYDQMVNLTLKRRNDTKKSQGAYFSHLYSYATVGERNAYRDLVSEQELKDTNPQVFVDLLKGLSNYTHKVVYFGPMSEKEAVAAIAKAHRTAKKLAAIPENKPYLNAPATQNEVLIAPYDAKNIYMRMYHNEGRSWNPDEAAVQEVFNEYYGGGMNGIVFQEMREARGLAYNAYAYYAQPSWKDRKEFFMTHIITQNDKMSDCIAHFNEILNNMPASEAAFKIAKDAVTKQMASNRTTKIGIFNAYLSALRLGLDCSLDEIIYKNLDKVTLQDIVNFEKQQMANKPCRYIILGDEKELDMKTLEKIGPVKRLTTEEVFGY; this is encoded by the coding sequence ATGAAAACTAAATTTTTACTGACTATCGCAGCCATGGCACTTGGAATGAGTGTCCAGGCTAAGGATTTCAAGTACGTCACCGTTCCCGGCGACAAGATGCAAACCCGTATGTACACATTGGATAACGGCCTGAAGGTGTTCCTGAGTGTGAACACAGAGAAACCACGTATCCAGACTTATATAGCCGTACGTACAGGCTCAAAGAACGACCCTGCCGAAACCACAGGATTGGCTCACTATCTGGAGCACCTGATGTTTAAGGGCACCAAGCAGTTTGGTACAAGTAACCCAGAGGCTGAGGCCCCATTGCTGGCTGAGATTGAGCAGCGCTACGAGGCTTATCGTAAGCTTACCGATCCTGAGGCTCGTAAAAAGGCATATCACGAGATCGACTCAGTGAGTCAGGTTGCTGCCAAGTACTTTATTCCTAACGAGTACGACAAGCTGATGGCTGCTATTGGTGCTGAGGGTACCAACGCCTACACTTCGAACGATGTAACTTGCTATACCGAGAATATCCCATCGAACGAGATTGATAACTGGGCAAAGATCCAGGCCGATCGTTTCCAGAATATGGTGATTCGTGGTTTCCACACTGAGCTGGAGGCTGTGTACGAGGAGTATAACATCGGACTGACCAGCGACAGTCGTAAGCTGTTCGCTACCCTGAGCAAGTTGTTGTGGCCTAACCATCCTTATGGCACACAGACCACCATCGGTACCCAGGAGCACCTGAAGAACCCATCAATCACCAATATCAAGAACTACTTCAACAAGTGGTATCGCCCCAATAACGTGGCAATCTGTATGGCTGGTGATTTTGATCCTGATAAGACCATCGCTATCATTGATAAGTACTTCAGCAGTTGGAAGCCAGGTGCTGATGTAAAGCAGCCAACCTTTGCACCACTGCCAGCTCTTACACAGCCCAAGGATACTACCATCGTAGGTCCAGAGGCCGAGCGTGTATGGATGGCTTGGCGTGCCAAGCAGGCCAATGCCCTGCAGGCTGATACCTTGCAGCTGATGGAGGATGTACTGAGCAACGGTCGTGCCGGACTGTTCGACCTGGATTTGAACCAGACCATGAAGGTGCAGAGCGCCAATGGTGGTTGCGAACTGTTGAGAGACCATAGCGCTTTCTTCCTGATGGGTACCCCAAAGCAGGGTCAGAGCCTGGAAGAGGTTCGTAGCTTGATGCTGGCCGAGATTGACAAACTGAAGAAGGGCGACTTCCCCGAGAACCTGTTGCCCAGCATTATTAATAACAAGAAGCGTAGCTACTATCAGCGTCTGGAGAGCAACGAGGGTAGAGCAGATATGTTCGTGGATGCCTTTATCAACGAGGTTGACTGGAAACAGGAGGTTGAGAGTATCGACCGTATTTCGAAGATTACCAAGCAGGAGCTGGTTGACTTTGCCAACAAGTTCTTTACCGATGGATATGTAACCGTATTCAAGAAACAGGGTGTTGACAGCCTGCAGAAGAAGATTGATAAGCCTGCCATCACCGCCATCCCTACCAACCGCGACATGATGAGTCAGTTTGTGAAGGATGTACAGAATGCTGAGGTAGAGCCCATCCAGCCACGATTTGTTGACTTTAAGAAGGATCTGACCATCGCTAAGCTGGGTAAGAGTCTGCCTTTCTACTACGTGAAGAATAACGATAACGGTTTGTTCAACCTGGTATTCTTCTACGAGTTTGGTCAGAGTGCTGATAAGCGCTACGATGTAGTGGCTGATTATATTAAGCTGCTTGGTACCGACAAGCAGAGTGCCGCTGAGCTGAAGCAGAAGTTCTACGAGCTGGCTTGCGACTGGTCGATGAATGTAGGTACTGAGAATATCACCGTTAACCTGTCGGGTTTGAACGAGAATATGCCTGCAGCACTGGCTCTGCTCGAGGACCTGTTTAAGAATGCCAAGGTAGATAAGGCCGCTTACGATCAGATGGTGAATCTGACTTTGAAGCGTCGTAACGATACCAAGAAGAGTCAGGGTGCCTATTTCTCACACCTGTATAGCTATGCTACCGTTGGCGAGCGTAATGCTTATCGCGACCTGGTAAGCGAGCAGGAGTTGAAAGATACCAATCCACAGGTATTTGTTGATCTGCTGAAGGGCTTGAGCAATTACACCCATAAGGTGGTTTACTTTGGTCCGATGAGCGAGAAGGAGGCTGTTGCTGCTATTGCTAAGGCTCACCGCACAGCCAAGAAGTTGGCTGCTATCCCAGAGAACAAGCCATACCTGAATGCACCTGCTACCCAGAACGAGGTTCTGATTGCACCTTACGATGCCAAGAACATCTACATGCGTATGTACCACAATGAGGGTCGTAGCTGGAATCCTGATGAGGCTGCTGTACAGGAGGTATTCAACGAGTACTATGGTGGCGGTATGAACGGTATCGTATTCCAGGAGATGCGCGAGGCTCGCGGTCTGGCTTACAATGCCTACGCTTACTATGCTCAGCCCAGCTGGAAGGATCGTAAGGAGTTCTTTATGACTCATATCATCACCCAGAATGATAAGATGAGCGATTGTATTGCACACTTTAACGAGATTCTGAACAATATGCCTGCTAGCGAGGCAGCCTTTAAGATTGCCAAGGATGCTGTTACCAAGCAGATGGCCAGCAACCGCACTACCAAGATTGGTATCTTTAATGCCTATCTGAGTGCTCTGCGCCTGGGTCTCGACTGCAGTCTGGATGAGATTATCTACAAGAACCTGGATAAGGTAACCCTGCAGGATATCGTGAACTTTGAGAAGCAGCAGATGGCCAACAAGCCATGTCGCTATATCATCTTAGGCGATGAAAAGGAACTCGACATGAAGACACTCGAGAAGATCGGTCCTGTGAAGAGACTGACTACCGAAGAAGTTTTTGGATATTAA
- a CDS encoding fumarate hydratase: MAKTVEFKYAPMFQVGEDKTEYRLLSKEGVSTAEFEGKQIVKVSKEALTLLAQQAFHDVEFMLRREHNEQVAKILTDPEASENDKYVALQFLRNAEVACKGILPFCQDTGTAIIHGEKGQQIWTGFEDEEALSLGVFNTFTQDNLRYSQNAPLNMYDEVNTRCNLPAQIDIEATEGAEYKFVMVAKGGGSANKTYFYPMTKATIQNEGTLIPFLVEKMKSLGTAACPPYHIAFVIGGTSAEKNLLTVKLASIKFYDGLPTTGDETGRAFRDIDLEQKLIKEAQKIGLGAQFGGKYLAHDIRVIRLPRHGASCPIGMGVSCSADRNIKAKINADGIWLEKMDSNPTELIPEELRKPGEGGKGIEIDLNEGIDAVRAELSKYPVSTRVNLKGTIIVARDIAHAKLKARLDAGEGMPEYFKKYPVLYAGPAKTPEGYPCGSMGPTTANRMDPYVDEFQANGASLVMIAKGNRSDVVTEACKKHGGFYLGTIGGVAAVLSKSSIKSIECVEYPELGMEAVWKIEVEDFPAFILVDDKGNDFFKTLKPWTPCAK; the protein is encoded by the coding sequence ATGGCTAAGACAGTTGAATTTAAGTATGCGCCCATGTTCCAGGTGGGCGAGGACAAGACGGAATATCGTCTGTTGTCGAAAGAAGGCGTATCTACCGCCGAGTTTGAAGGAAAGCAGATCGTGAAGGTTAGCAAAGAAGCCCTCACTCTCTTGGCCCAGCAGGCATTCCACGATGTGGAGTTTATGCTGCGTCGCGAACATAACGAACAGGTGGCTAAGATCCTGACCGATCCCGAGGCCTCTGAGAATGATAAGTATGTAGCCCTGCAGTTCCTGCGCAATGCTGAGGTGGCTTGCAAGGGTATCCTGCCTTTCTGTCAGGATACAGGTACTGCCATCATCCATGGTGAGAAGGGACAGCAGATATGGACTGGTTTCGAGGATGAAGAGGCTCTGAGCCTTGGTGTGTTCAATACCTTTACTCAGGACAACCTGCGCTACTCGCAGAATGCTCCTCTGAACATGTACGACGAGGTGAACACTCGTTGCAACCTGCCTGCACAGATTGATATCGAGGCTACCGAGGGTGCTGAGTATAAGTTTGTGATGGTTGCTAAGGGTGGTGGCTCTGCCAACAAGACCTACTTCTATCCCATGACCAAGGCTACTATCCAGAACGAGGGTACACTTATCCCATTCCTGGTTGAGAAGATGAAGAGTCTGGGTACAGCTGCATGTCCTCCATACCACATTGCATTCGTAATCGGTGGTACATCAGCCGAGAAGAACCTGTTGACAGTGAAGCTGGCTTCTATCAAGTTCTACGATGGTCTGCCCACAACAGGTGATGAGACTGGTCGTGCTTTCCGTGATATCGACCTGGAGCAGAAGCTGATTAAGGAGGCTCAGAAGATTGGCCTGGGTGCCCAGTTTGGTGGTAAGTACCTGGCTCACGATATCCGCGTAATCCGTCTGCCTCGTCATGGTGCCAGCTGTCCTATCGGTATGGGTGTATCTTGTTCGGCTGACCGCAATATCAAGGCTAAGATTAATGCCGATGGTATCTGGTTGGAGAAGATGGACTCTAACCCAACAGAGCTGATTCCTGAGGAGCTGCGCAAGCCAGGTGAGGGCGGCAAGGGTATCGAGATCGACCTGAACGAGGGTATCGATGCTGTACGTGCTGAGCTCTCAAAGTATCCTGTAAGCACCCGTGTAAACCTGAAGGGTACCATCATTGTGGCTCGTGATATCGCTCATGCTAAGCTGAAGGCTCGTCTGGATGCTGGTGAGGGAATGCCTGAGTACTTTAAGAAGTATCCTGTACTGTATGCAGGTCCTGCTAAGACTCCAGAGGGCTATCCTTGTGGTTCGATGGGCCCAACCACCGCTAACCGTATGGATCCATACGTTGATGAGTTCCAGGCTAATGGTGCATCGCTCGTGATGATTGCTAAGGGTAACCGTTCTGATGTTGTTACCGAGGCTTGTAAGAAGCATGGTGGTTTCTACCTCGGAACCATCGGTGGTGTAGCCGCAGTTCTCTCTAAGAGCTCTATCAAGAGCATTGAGTGCGTAGAGTACCCAGAGCTGGGTATGGAGGCTGTATGGAAGATTGAGGTTGAGGACTTCCCCGCATTCATCCTGGTTGACGATAAGGGTAATGACTTCTTCAAGACCCTGAAGCCATGGACACCTTGCGCAAAATAA